A stretch of DNA from Synechococcus sp. JA-3-3Ab:
TAGGTAAGCGACGTTGTGGCGGGGATCCGCCTCGATATCGAAGTACAGCTCCACGGGCGCTGTCGGCAGAGCCTGAGGCGGGGATTGCAGCCAGAGGGGCTTGCGGCTGAGGGTGGCACGGGCTTGAAGCTGCAGTTGCAGGGCCACGCCGGCTCCCAGCTTGGGGATAGCCTGGAGCATCTCCAGGCGAGCGTTAGCTAAAGCCTCAATCGAATGGATCCCTGCCTCCTGCAAAAGGGGATAGCGGGATCCGGTTACGCCCGGCAGCAGGCTGAGGGGTTGAGCGGCGGCGTTCAACTGCCGACAGTGCTCCCGCCAGTGGCAAAGATGGCAGCGGCTGCGGGCCATGAACACCTGCGGTGGTTCCGGCTGGTTGAGGGAGTGCAGGTACTCCTGCAGCAATTGCCGCACCTGTGCTCGTCGGCGGCTCAGGTGGACGGGGTGCCACTTCCCATCTTTCAGGATCAAAATGCCCCGCTTGGGAACGTTTCCCTGCAGGGATCCGAGCAACTCTGCCTGCAAAGCCAGCACCAATTCGTATTCCGGTTTGGGGCGTTTGCCGATACGAATATGAACCGGCAGGTAAGAGGATCGGGCGGCGTGGCGACTTCTGCCAACGAGAGCGGGATCCCGAATTAGCAGATCCAGGGAGCTGCTCACCCAAACTGAACGTCTCTCTGGAACAGCTTCAGGCGGCAACGCAAGAGCGGGCACCATCTCGCAGTCTTCTGGGGCAGGGATGGGATCCCTTGGAGAGGAGGAGTGAGGGACAGGTTCAGAAGCAAGCTGCAACAGCTCTGCCTCAGCAGTACAGTTGAGATCTTCCTGCGGTTGCCAAAACAGCTCTGCGGCAATCCGTCCGCCGTAGATCCGCTCCGCCCCGTCGGCCATGGCTGCCAAGAGAGCTTCATTGCCCGGCGCAACCCGTTCTCCGGGGAATCGCTCAAACACAGCGGCTGCCAGGGCTTGGCGATCCCGCCGCCATTGCTCCAGCAGGTTGTCCGGCGGCAACTTGGCCTCTTGAGGGCCAAAGCGATCCAGGTAAGGCAAGCGTCGGCAACGAAAGAAAGCAAGCAGCTCCTCAGCCTCAACAGAACCCTGTCCTGCTGCTGCAACCTGGCACTCCAACGGTGGAAAACCTCAGCTCTGCTGCCATTGTGGCATGCCCCCAGGTTGCCCTCTGATCCTTCAAGACTTGGGATCCTGAGCGGGCAGGAGATGGGCGATGATCCGCTCAATCGTCTCAGATTGGCGACGAGCTGTATCGGCTTGCTGTTGACATATTGCCTTTAACTCTCCCAGCCAAGTGCTCTGCTCCTGGGATATCAGCACCTGTTGTTGAACAATGGCTTTCAGATGGGTCAGGTCATCCTTGACGAAGCTGACGGTCTCGGCCAAGGTCAACACAGCCCCAACCAGGCGATCCAGCCGGAAGTCAATTTGGTCGAACCGGTCTTTGCTCTGCATTTTCCTTACATTGGTTAGTAGAGGTTATCGGTGGGCGCTGAGGGAGGTCGCTTCACTGAGAAGAAAGCCCCAGTCTGACAGCCAGACCGCTCAAGCTTGTGTCTCTATTGTTACCCATAAGTACAAATACAGCACTAGCCATTTAGCACAACTTCCTCTATCTGCTGTACGCTCATGCCCTGCCCTGCGGACGCAACTCACTCTTCAGGTGCAATGTATACTATTTTGCAG
This window harbors:
- a CDS encoding TM0106 family RecB-like putative nuclease; the protein is MECQVAAAGQGSVEAEELLAFFRCRRLPYLDRFGPQEAKLPPDNLLEQWRRDRQALAAAVFERFPGERVAPGNEALLAAMADGAERIYGGRIAAELFWQPQEDLNCTAEAELLQLASEPVPHSSSPRDPIPAPEDCEMVPALALPPEAVPERRSVWVSSSLDLLIRDPALVGRSRHAARSSYLPVHIRIGKRPKPEYELVLALQAELLGSLQGNVPKRGILILKDGKWHPVHLSRRRAQVRQLLQEYLHSLNQPEPPQVFMARSRCHLCHWREHCRQLNAAAQPLSLLPGVTGSRYPLLQEAGIHSIEALANARLEMLQAIPKLGAGVALQLQLQARATLSRKPLWLQSPPQALPTAPVELYFDIEADPRHNVAYLLGLLVVEQAEENKVVNYYSCLAAEPREEGQAWQQFLQLVQRYPEAPIYHFHSFEVQTCRRLGEQHQTDPREVRQLLKRFVDLHIWVQRSVVLPIESYSLKNIARWLGFKWQLPEGSGAHSIYWYSQWLETRDRRYLEQSLIYNEDDCRATYCLKNWLSQGSVLAPVDGPSPDTWAGH